A stretch of the Pirellulales bacterium genome encodes the following:
- a CDS encoding PHB depolymerase family esterase produces the protein MLDRVFTLCCIGCALIVCYTWRPAASAETAKPAPAKPASPPLAKSPRAGEFAAKSVVVGKQTREYRLVIPDSVDLTQPAPLVVALHGMAIDSKDLMPRYSKLNDTARKHKFLIAYPNALEKHWGIKPTKVAADLAFFDELVAQISTNYAVDSRRIYVLGISNGGYFAHLIGKERSTTVAAVVSHSGVLGLQTLGGIKAERKFPVMIVHGDRDPIFPVAFARENRDKYQREGHPVTYQEIAGGGHLWTDKVDINEEIWKFLKDQALPEK, from the coding sequence ATGCTGGACCGCGTGTTCACTCTCTGCTGTATAGGCTGTGCGTTAATTGTCTGCTACACGTGGCGACCAGCCGCCAGCGCCGAAACGGCCAAACCCGCACCCGCCAAGCCCGCATCGCCCCCCCTGGCAAAATCGCCGCGGGCCGGGGAATTTGCCGCAAAGTCCGTGGTCGTGGGAAAGCAAACCCGCGAATATCGCCTTGTTATTCCCGATAGCGTCGATTTAACCCAGCCAGCGCCGTTGGTCGTGGCCCTGCACGGCATGGCCATCGATAGCAAGGACCTGATGCCGCGCTATTCCAAGCTCAACGACACGGCCCGAAAGCACAAATTTCTCATCGCTTATCCCAACGCCCTGGAAAAACATTGGGGTATCAAGCCGACCAAGGTCGCCGCCGACCTCGCTTTTTTTGACGAGCTTGTCGCCCAGATCTCGACCAATTATGCCGTGGATTCGCGGCGGATTTATGTGCTGGGAATTTCCAACGGCGGCTACTTTGCCCACCTCATTGGCAAAGAGCGTTCCACCACGGTGGCCGCCGTGGTCAGCCATTCCGGGGTGTTGGGCCTGCAAACCCTGGGGGGAATCAAGGCCGAGCGTAAATTTCCCGTGATGATTGTGCATGGGGACCGTGACCCGATCTTTCCCGTGGCCTTTGCCCGAGAAAATCGCGATAAATACCAGCGTGAAGGGCATCCTGTCACGTATCAAGAAATCGCCGGCGGCGGCCACCTCTGGACCGACAAAGTCGATATCAATGAGGAAATCTGGAAATTTCTCAAGGATCAGGCCCTGCCCGAGAAGTGA
- a CDS encoding ABC-2 family transporter protein, producing the protein MSHYLRVFGTFARNSLVRDLTFRGNFLVQCVSSLAWVLMNFGYFWLIFQYVDSIGRATGWGKMEYFVFLATSLLVNSLVEVVFMPNTQEFSELVRTGGLDFALTKPIDTQFLVSFAKWDWSSAVNFVFGIGLLAFAVPRLSVGVPALAWLLYPVYILCGVALLYSLTIVLAASSVWLGRNQNLYDFWFYITNFSRYPMEIYAGPLGGPLRVVFTYLIPVLIVINVPARLVALPLAPENAWLAGFALLAVVASLAVSRWVFLRALISYRSASS; encoded by the coding sequence ATGTCCCATTACCTGCGCGTCTTTGGCACGTTTGCCCGGAATTCGCTAGTGCGGGATTTGACGTTTCGCGGCAACTTCCTGGTGCAGTGCGTCTCTTCGCTGGCCTGGGTGCTCATGAATTTCGGCTACTTCTGGCTGATCTTTCAGTATGTTGATTCCATCGGCCGGGCGACCGGCTGGGGAAAAATGGAATACTTTGTGTTTCTGGCGACGTCGCTCTTGGTCAATAGCCTGGTCGAGGTCGTGTTCATGCCCAATACCCAGGAATTTAGCGAACTGGTGCGGACGGGTGGGTTGGATTTTGCCCTGACCAAGCCGATCGACACGCAGTTTTTGGTCAGCTTTGCCAAGTGGGACTGGTCGAGCGCGGTCAATTTTGTATTTGGCATCGGCCTGTTGGCGTTCGCGGTGCCGCGGTTGTCCGTGGGAGTCCCCGCGCTGGCGTGGCTGCTGTATCCGGTATACATCCTCTGCGGGGTGGCGCTCTTGTACAGTTTGACCATTGTGCTGGCGGCCAGCAGCGTCTGGCTGGGGCGTAATCAAAACTTATACGATTTTTGGTTTTATATCACCAACTTTTCGCGCTATCCCATGGAGATTTACGCCGGCCCCCTGGGTGGTCCCCTGCGCGTGGTGTTTACCTACCTGATCCCGGTGCTCATTGTAATCAACGTCCCCGCCCGGCTAGTCGCTTTGCCCCTGGCCCCGGAGAATGCCTGGCTGGCGGGATTTGCCCTGTTGGCGGTCGTGGCCAGCCTGGCCGTGTCCCGGTGGGTCTTTTTGCGGGCGTTAATTAGCTACCGCAGCGCGAGTAGTTGA
- a CDS encoding sugar phosphate isomerase/epimerase family protein, which yields MLLLPATTMLLGYNTNGLAHHHPADALALLADLGYQAVGITLDHGWLNPYSEYFASDLRQWQTWVQKYQFRTVIETGARFLLNSREKHEPTLVSTDAAARQLRINFYERAIHIATELNSDCVSLWSGVLRESAGDDELISARLVDGLEKVLTTAERYGMPIGFEPEPGMFVESMLQFEELKRRLPHPLLKLTLDIGHLHCLGEVPIADHVRQWQTELVNVHLEDMRAGVHEHLPFGEGEIDFGPVLAALREMNYSNGVYVELSRDSHRAPTVAAAAMDFLRERCSRFEGLKQTLR from the coding sequence TTGTTATTGTTACCCGCCACGACCATGCTCCTGGGCTACAACACCAACGGGTTAGCGCATCATCATCCCGCGGACGCCCTGGCGCTCTTGGCGGATTTGGGTTATCAGGCGGTTGGCATCACCCTGGACCATGGCTGGCTGAATCCTTATAGCGAATACTTTGCCAGTGATCTGCGTCAGTGGCAAACCTGGGTGCAAAAATATCAGTTTCGCACTGTCATCGAGACCGGTGCCCGTTTTTTGCTCAATTCCCGGGAAAAACACGAACCCACGCTGGTCAGCACTGATGCCGCGGCACGGCAGTTACGGATCAACTTTTATGAGCGGGCCATTCACATCGCCACCGAACTAAACAGCGACTGCGTCTCCCTCTGGTCCGGCGTACTGCGGGAATCCGCAGGCGATGATGAACTCATTTCAGCGAGGTTAGTAGATGGTTTAGAAAAAGTTCTTACCACGGCGGAGCGATACGGGATGCCGATTGGCTTTGAGCCGGAACCGGGAATGTTTGTGGAGTCCATGCTCCAGTTTGAGGAGCTAAAACGGCGTTTGCCGCATCCCCTGTTAAAATTGACATTGGACATTGGCCATTTGCACTGCCTGGGAGAGGTGCCGATCGCCGATCACGTTCGGCAATGGCAAACCGAACTGGTCAATGTGCATTTGGAGGATATGCGGGCCGGCGTGCATGAGCACTTGCCCTTTGGCGAAGGTGAAATCGACTTTGGCCCGGTGTTGGCGGCCCTGCGCGAGATGAACTACAGCAACGGCGTCTATGTGGAACTAAGTCGCGACAGCCACCGCGCCCCGACCGTGGCGGCGGCGGCGATGGACTTTTTGCGGGAAAGATGTTCGCGATTTGAGGGCCTTAAGCAGACATTACGTTAA
- a CDS encoding PQQ-dependent sugar dehydrogenase, with amino-acid sequence MIFEFSRNLRWSLLFLAVWALCAPAYAQLSATRVASGLSNPLFATHAPGQPNTLYIVQKGGAIRTLNLQNNTLNAGNFLNIPTVDNTFLSAGGEQGLLGLAFHPNFQTNGHFYVNYTYGTGSGDTRVERYTYNHATQTVNTASRQTVMQFDQPFDNHNGGWMGFGPDGFLYIASGDGGSANDPQNNGQNRNTLLGKMLRVDVNNDAFPGSATQNYAIPANNPFVGVANTRPEVWAYGLRNPWRNSFDRQTGDLWIADVGQGAFEEVNFQAANALGGANYGWRLREGLIATPATGVGGNRPTANVDPIAVYDRNTGISITGGYVYRGGDILDMGQNLDGTYFFADFAFSKIFTLRYSGSGTPTNRQERTITSTNGGSINSIASFGEDSQGRLYIVDYGGEVFRIQGPAIPEPGMWVAGLAALGLVWHWRRRQSDPAQLS; translated from the coding sequence ATGATTTTTGAATTTAGCCGAAACCTCCGTTGGTCCCTGCTGTTTTTGGCTGTCTGGGCGTTATGTGCTCCGGCCTATGCGCAATTGTCCGCCACGCGCGTGGCCAGCGGATTATCTAATCCTCTGTTTGCCACGCATGCGCCGGGTCAGCCGAATACGCTGTACATTGTGCAAAAAGGGGGGGCCATTCGCACCCTCAATTTGCAAAACAATACTCTCAACGCGGGTAATTTTTTGAATATCCCCACGGTGGATAACACATTTTTGAGCGCCGGCGGTGAGCAAGGTCTGCTGGGTTTGGCCTTTCATCCCAACTTTCAGACCAATGGCCACTTTTATGTCAACTACACCTATGGCACGGGGAGCGGCGATACCCGTGTTGAGCGCTACACCTATAACCACGCCACCCAAACGGTCAACACCGCCAGCCGCCAGACGGTCATGCAATTTGACCAGCCCTTTGACAACCATAACGGCGGCTGGATGGGCTTTGGCCCGGACGGATTTTTGTATATCGCCAGTGGAGACGGCGGGAGCGCTAATGATCCACAAAATAACGGCCAAAACCGCAACACCCTCTTGGGCAAAATGCTCCGCGTCGATGTCAATAACGACGCCTTTCCCGGCAGCGCCACGCAGAACTATGCTATCCCCGCCAACAATCCATTTGTGGGCGTGGCCAACACCCGGCCCGAAGTTTGGGCTTATGGCCTGCGCAACCCCTGGCGCAATAGCTTTGACCGGCAGACCGGGGATTTGTGGATTGCCGATGTCGGCCAGGGAGCATTTGAAGAGGTAAATTTTCAGGCGGCCAATGCCCTGGGGGGGGCAAACTACGGTTGGCGTCTGCGCGAGGGCTTGATTGCGACCCCCGCGACTGGAGTGGGGGGCAATCGCCCCACTGCCAATGTCGATCCCATTGCCGTTTATGACCGCAACACGGGTATTTCCATCACTGGCGGCTACGTGTATCGCGGGGGGGATATTCTGGACATGGGGCAAAATCTGGACGGCACCTACTTTTTTGCGGATTTTGCTTTTAGCAAGATTTTTACCCTGCGATACTCTGGAAGCGGTACCCCGACCAACAGGCAAGAGCGGACGATCACTTCGACCAACGGCGGATCGATTAACTCGATCGCTTCCTTTGGCGAAGATAGCCAGGGAAGACTGTACATCGTGGATTACGGCGGCGAAGTGTTTCGCATTCAAGGTCCCGCCATCCCAGAGCCGGGGATGTGGGTAGCGGGGCTGGCGGCTTTGGGCCTGGTGTGGCACTGGCGCAGGCGTCAATCGGACCCCGCGCAGTTGTCGTAA
- the def gene encoding peptide deformylase — MPLEVIQYPHPALRHVSKPVKKLDAELRGWVEEMFSLMYAHKGIGLAANQVNLPYRLFVINEQGDPHKGEEFAIINPVLSRPKGLAEAEEGCLSLPGLYAEVRRPATIVLDGYDLRGKPLHWELDGLLARVVQHETDHLDGRLFVDRLNSTGQLRVQPFLQEFEIQYAQRTKEGAIPPATEIATRLAELQNARC, encoded by the coding sequence ATGCCGCTGGAAGTCATCCAATACCCCCACCCCGCGCTGCGCCATGTCAGCAAACCGGTCAAAAAACTGGATGCCGAGCTGCGCGGCTGGGTCGAGGAAATGTTCTCGCTGATGTACGCGCATAAGGGGATCGGCCTGGCGGCCAATCAGGTCAATCTGCCCTATCGACTGTTTGTCATTAATGAGCAAGGCGATCCCCATAAAGGGGAGGAATTTGCCATCATTAACCCAGTGCTTTCGCGGCCCAAGGGGCTGGCGGAAGCCGAAGAAGGGTGCCTGAGTTTGCCGGGACTATATGCCGAAGTCCGCCGCCCCGCGACGATTGTGCTGGATGGTTATGACTTGCGCGGCAAACCCCTGCACTGGGAACTGGATGGTTTACTGGCCCGCGTGGTTCAGCACGAAACCGACCACCTGGATGGCCGCTTGTTTGTGGACCGGCTGAATAGCACGGGCCAACTGCGGGTTCAGCCATTTTTACAGGAATTTGAAATCCAGTACGCCCAACGGACCAAGGAAGGGGCCATTCCCCCCGCGACGGAGATCGCCACCCGGCTGGCGGAACTACAAAACGCGCGGTGCTAA